From a single Streptomyces liliifuscus genomic region:
- a CDS encoding ABC transporter permease, whose amino-acid sequence MNFVKRAGLSLRARKVRTAVLLGIFVVICTLLLGGFLLQGASARQEADAQRTIGVDVTLKAKGLTPALADRLGSSPQVHRYNPRLPIEADARGVEPLESDVPRPGGNRSGAKGQRHLALNGVRDSELLLPFSYGSNKITAGRGITPEDADRQVAVVERRLAEKNGLKVGDTIRAETADGKRTVPLTVVGIHRDSTQDPSRWTPPQLLPGNTLYVPVRTAQQLGPGAADLAEAVFRIGSPEQAEQLHAEARRLLGTASFDFRVNDKAYKDQVRPIQRVGTFSRLIVRLIAVAGALVLGLIVMLQIRERRDELGMLLSLGEKKWKLIGQHTVEVAAVALPAVAVAALAGQIAAQQAGDALLGHQEPAASPRPRAPDTSADSPEMRVEPSDLGKVAGIGLGISLVSTVVPGIGILRLHPRSILTDSE is encoded by the coding sequence ATGAACTTCGTCAAGCGCGCCGGGCTGAGCCTGCGTGCCAGGAAAGTCAGGACCGCCGTCCTGCTGGGGATCTTCGTTGTCATCTGCACCCTGCTGCTGGGCGGCTTCCTGTTGCAGGGCGCCTCCGCCCGGCAGGAGGCGGACGCGCAGCGGACGATCGGCGTCGACGTCACGCTGAAGGCCAAGGGCCTCACCCCGGCGCTGGCGGACCGGCTCGGGTCGTCCCCGCAGGTCCACCGGTACAACCCGCGGCTCCCGATCGAGGCCGACGCCCGCGGTGTCGAGCCGCTGGAGTCCGACGTCCCGAGGCCCGGCGGCAACCGCTCCGGGGCGAAGGGGCAGCGTCACCTGGCACTGAACGGCGTGCGGGACTCGGAGCTGCTGCTGCCCTTCTCGTACGGCTCGAACAAGATCACAGCCGGGCGTGGGATCACTCCCGAGGACGCCGACCGCCAGGTCGCCGTGGTCGAGAGACGGCTGGCCGAGAAGAACGGGCTCAAGGTCGGCGACACCATCCGAGCGGAGACCGCCGACGGAAAACGCACCGTGCCGCTCACGGTCGTCGGGATCCACCGCGACTCGACGCAGGACCCGTCGAGGTGGACGCCGCCGCAGCTGCTGCCCGGCAACACCCTGTACGTGCCGGTCCGCACAGCTCAGCAACTGGGCCCCGGCGCCGCGGACCTGGCCGAGGCGGTCTTCAGGATCGGCTCCCCGGAACAGGCCGAGCAGCTGCATGCCGAGGCCAGGCGGCTCCTCGGCACGGCGTCGTTCGACTTCCGCGTCAACGACAAGGCGTACAAGGACCAGGTCCGTCCGATCCAGCGCGTCGGTACCTTCTCCAGGCTGATCGTCCGGCTCATCGCCGTGGCCGGGGCGCTGGTTCTCGGGCTCATCGTGATGCTGCAGATCCGGGAGCGCCGCGACGAACTCGGCATGCTGCTGTCGCTGGGCGAGAAGAAGTGGAAGCTCATCGGCCAGCACACCGTGGAAGTGGCCGCCGTCGCACTGCCCGCGGTGGCCGTCGCCGCCCTGGCCGGTCAGATCGCCGCCCAGCAGGCGGGCGACGCGCTGCTGGGCCACCAGGAGCCCGCCGCCTCCCCGCGACCCCGTGCCCCGGACACATCGGCCGATTCGCCGGAGATGCGTGTCGAGCCGTCCGACCTCGGCAAGGTCGCCGGAATCGGTCTCGGCATCTCCCTGGTCTCCACCGTCGTCCCCGGCATCGGAATTCTCCGCCTCCACCCCCGCTCCATCCTCACCGACAGCGAATAA
- a CDS encoding DUF6215 domain-containing protein produces the protein MLGFLVRLLPFWVREPLLIVVGSVLGVRIMYLAVHDRDRVAAGIGAVFLVFTAVRIHAVVRALRARRDPSPAAPADGAAVDAAAQAQAQAQAQAQPQAQVGAGPRPGPGTPEKDHNAWGQAVAAVALFGALAAALWVAPHVMPSDVSTSPRPASCSDGAHEELPKVYKQTPRPVTGEELCKVLNRPDLAQLLGTPGETATAASGTSNTAPLTDGKVALPEAEVAFDTFTVNVSATYNDLTTDQYVKLMKFGDETDIKTLTVRGRPAVFASAHTMKLEINLGNGGSGGPVEQGPLARTLTVALDRDDRGGYCDITVWSESGALPDDSALLDIAGKVLPRIPGQPVR, from the coding sequence ATGCTCGGTTTCCTCGTCCGTCTCCTGCCGTTCTGGGTCCGCGAACCCCTCCTCATCGTGGTCGGGTCCGTTCTCGGCGTACGCATCATGTATCTCGCCGTCCACGATCGCGATCGGGTCGCGGCCGGGATCGGCGCGGTGTTCCTCGTGTTCACCGCTGTACGCATCCACGCGGTGGTCCGGGCCTTGCGCGCACGCCGGGACCCGAGTCCGGCAGCCCCCGCGGACGGGGCGGCGGTCGATGCTGCCGCCCAGGCGCAGGCCCAAGCGCAGGCGCAGGCACAGCCGCAGGCCCAGGTCGGAGCGGGGCCACGTCCCGGCCCGGGCACTCCGGAGAAGGACCACAACGCATGGGGCCAGGCCGTTGCGGCCGTGGCCCTGTTCGGCGCACTCGCGGCCGCGCTGTGGGTGGCCCCGCACGTGATGCCGTCCGACGTCAGCACCTCGCCGCGGCCCGCCTCGTGTTCGGACGGAGCACACGAGGAACTGCCGAAGGTCTACAAGCAGACGCCCCGGCCCGTGACCGGTGAAGAGCTGTGCAAGGTGCTCAACCGGCCGGACCTGGCCCAGCTCCTGGGAACGCCCGGGGAGACCGCGACCGCTGCTTCCGGTACCAGCAACACCGCTCCGTTGACCGATGGGAAGGTCGCCCTACCGGAGGCCGAGGTCGCGTTCGACACGTTCACCGTGAATGTCTCGGCCACTTACAACGACCTGACGACCGACCAGTACGTGAAGCTGATGAAGTTCGGGGACGAGACGGACATCAAGACCCTCACGGTTCGCGGTCGGCCCGCGGTCTTCGCCTCGGCCCACACCATGAAGTTGGAGATCAATCTCGGGAACGGCGGATCCGGCGGACCGGTGGAACAAGGCCCGCTGGCCAGGACGCTGACCGTGGCCCTCGACCGCGACGACCGGGGCGGCTACTGCGACATCACCGTGTGGAGCGAATCCGGAGCCCTTCCGGACGACAGCGCTCTCCTCGACATCGCTGGAAAGGTCCTTCCGAGGATCCCCGGACAGCCTGTCCGATGA
- a CDS encoding DUF6069 family protein yields the protein MSATTTQTRSAASSLSAARSARLLDTRPVWLVGVLATLAGAVVTEAFGLIARGAGVPMEAASPGATEAAEIPVGGFFGGVLFWSVVGIVLAVVLARWAKRPARTFVVTTVVLTALSMAGPAVAPHTATSTQVVLAVSHLVAAAVIIPVVARRLSHRRP from the coding sequence ATGAGCGCAACCACGACCCAGACCCGTTCCGCCGCCTCGTCCCTGTCCGCCGCGCGGTCCGCACGACTGCTCGACACACGCCCCGTGTGGCTGGTCGGCGTCCTCGCCACGCTCGCCGGTGCCGTCGTGACCGAGGCGTTCGGGCTCATCGCCCGAGGCGCCGGAGTACCGATGGAGGCGGCCAGTCCCGGCGCCACGGAAGCGGCGGAGATCCCAGTGGGCGGCTTCTTCGGAGGTGTGCTGTTCTGGTCGGTCGTCGGCATCGTCCTCGCGGTGGTCCTGGCCCGCTGGGCGAAGCGGCCCGCCCGTACCTTCGTGGTGACCACCGTCGTGCTCACCGCACTGTCCATGGCCGGTCCGGCGGTGGCCCCGCACACCGCGACCTCCACCCAGGTCGTCCTGGCGGTGTCCCATCTGGTGGCCGCCGCTGTGATCATCCCCGTGGTGGCGCGTCGGCTCTCCCACCGGCGCCCGTGA
- a CDS encoding FtsX-like permease family protein, translating into MNFVKRAGFSLWSRRGRTLITLCTFLVISVMVLAGVLIQDATAQAKEEAKRSVGAEVNLVMDLSGQNAGGGLVAPQISAATVEKLGASGLVQKYNYSMFDRGVLKGGTELVTGGADTAASGMGPDGTATLGVLDSALLPDFRSGKFQLLSGAHLTAADKNKRLLLVEERLARKNGLKTGDKLILGANEGSAKAEFTVAGIFRDPRPSSEPEPEYFIDPANMLYASIGGFAGLNATEDNSLRVTKATFLLEDAGDLGKFKEEAERIAGAELDGFQLDANDKAIQQMTGPLDSIGSTAALAMWLIGVAGAAVLVLLVNLAVKQRRKEYGVLLAMGEKKWKLVAQQALEIVAVAALAIGLSSLFTQSLTQSASRSLLGQEAAEARHKLDSWQPPAPGSTGIDQGIDPNDKPVENADPIDRIDIRLDPAALATVGAVGLGLGLLATAVPAASVLRLSPRTILTKGK; encoded by the coding sequence ATGAACTTCGTCAAACGCGCAGGGTTCAGCCTGTGGTCCCGCAGGGGCAGGACCCTGATCACCCTGTGCACCTTCCTCGTCATCTCCGTGATGGTGCTGGCCGGGGTACTGATCCAGGACGCGACCGCCCAGGCCAAGGAGGAGGCCAAGCGCTCCGTGGGCGCCGAGGTCAACCTGGTGATGGACCTGAGCGGCCAGAACGCCGGCGGTGGTCTGGTGGCCCCTCAGATCAGCGCCGCCACGGTGGAGAAACTGGGCGCGTCCGGGCTTGTCCAGAAGTACAACTACTCCATGTTCGACCGGGGCGTCCTCAAGGGCGGTACCGAGCTGGTCACCGGGGGAGCGGACACCGCGGCCTCCGGCATGGGCCCCGATGGCACCGCGACCCTCGGGGTCCTCGACTCGGCCCTGCTGCCCGACTTCCGCAGCGGCAAGTTCCAACTCCTGTCCGGAGCACATCTCACCGCCGCCGACAAGAACAAGCGCCTGCTGCTGGTCGAGGAGAGGCTGGCCCGGAAGAACGGCCTCAAGACCGGCGACAAGCTCATCCTGGGCGCGAACGAAGGCTCTGCCAAAGCGGAGTTCACCGTGGCAGGGATCTTCCGGGACCCGCGGCCCAGCTCCGAACCCGAACCCGAGTACTTCATCGATCCGGCGAACATGCTGTACGCGTCCATCGGCGGCTTCGCCGGACTCAACGCCACCGAGGACAACTCCCTCCGGGTCACGAAAGCGACGTTCCTCCTTGAGGACGCCGGAGACCTCGGGAAGTTCAAGGAGGAGGCCGAGCGGATCGCCGGGGCAGAGCTCGACGGGTTCCAACTGGACGCGAACGACAAGGCGATCCAGCAGATGACGGGCCCTCTGGACAGCATCGGTTCCACCGCCGCCCTCGCGATGTGGCTGATCGGTGTCGCGGGCGCCGCCGTCCTCGTCCTCCTCGTCAACCTCGCGGTCAAGCAGCGCCGCAAGGAGTACGGCGTGCTGCTGGCCATGGGCGAGAAGAAGTGGAAACTCGTCGCCCAACAGGCGCTGGAGATCGTCGCGGTCGCGGCCCTCGCCATCGGACTGAGCTCCCTGTTCACCCAGAGCCTGACCCAGAGCGCGAGCCGGTCGCTGCTCGGCCAAGAGGCAGCCGAGGCCCGGCACAAGCTCGACTCCTGGCAGCCTCCGGCTCCCGGCAGCACCGGCATCGACCAGGGCATCGACCCGAACGACAAGCCGGTGGAGAACGCCGACCCCATCGACAGGATCGACATACGCCTCGACCCCGCGGCCCTTGCCACCGTGGGCGCCGTCGGCCTCGGCCTCGGACTGCTCGCCACCGCCGTTCCCGCCGCCTCCGTACTGAGGCTCAGCCCGCGGACCATCCTCACGAAGGGCAAGTGA
- a CDS encoding ABC transporter ATP-binding protein: MTTTMATTVATTTEAPPVLRLDGVSHTYIGQRRRTTVLKNIDYSFRRGTFYTVLGPSGSGKTTLLSLASGLDAPTRGTISFNGEDLTKLGLGRYRNKHAATIFQHYNLLTYMTALQNVTTAMEITGVKPGSGGRRARALELLEQVGLDRHMATRNVMKLSGGQQQRVAITRALACDVDILFADEPTGNLDEDTAQGIIDTFRELAHEQDKCVVVVTHSQRLAAQSDRVLTLRKGKLTE, from the coding sequence GTGACAACCACCATGGCCACCACCGTCGCCACCACCACCGAAGCCCCGCCCGTCCTCCGGCTCGACGGCGTCAGCCACACCTACATCGGCCAGCGCCGCCGGACCACCGTGCTCAAGAACATCGACTACAGCTTCCGGCGCGGCACGTTCTACACCGTCCTGGGGCCCTCGGGCAGCGGCAAGACCACCCTGCTCAGCCTCGCCAGCGGCCTCGACGCACCCACCCGCGGCACCATCAGCTTCAACGGCGAGGACCTGACGAAGCTGGGCCTCGGCCGCTACCGCAACAAGCACGCCGCCACGATCTTCCAGCACTACAACCTGCTCACCTACATGACCGCCCTTCAGAACGTCACCACCGCCATGGAGATCACCGGCGTCAAGCCGGGCAGCGGCGGCCGCAGGGCCCGAGCTCTGGAACTCCTGGAACAGGTCGGCCTGGACAGGCACATGGCCACGCGCAACGTCATGAAACTCTCCGGCGGCCAGCAGCAGCGTGTCGCCATCACCCGCGCTCTGGCCTGCGACGTCGACATCCTCTTCGCCGACGAACCCACCGGAAACCTCGACGAGGACACCGCCCAGGGCATCATCGACACGTTCCGCGAACTGGCCCACGAACAGGACAAGTGCGTGGTGGTCGTCACCCACTCCCAGCGCCTGGCGGCCCAGTCCGACCGCGTCCTCACCCTGCGCAAGGGCAAATTGACGGAGTGA
- a CDS encoding glycosyltransferase family 39 protein, whose product MVFLLPAFATLLSCLWGIGRRSAWRDEHATWWAASLSFGDLYELTRNVDLAIAPYYVFMHLWVSLFGDSLTVLRLPSVLAMAVAGGLVGLLGRRAVGSTRGGIAAGLLFALVPTVARHGQEARPYAFAMLAAVLGFLALLRALERPVPLRWVLYALTVPLMGWSHLVALTVLVAHLAAVLDARRRSGRPVLGAWLIAVGAGLAPVVPLVVLARTQAQQIAWNTPAWNDIAAMPYMLFRSPVATAVVLGGAGVVLVAESRRRRGNGPDPGLGSGSDTVSGSGPGPGPDTVSGSGPGPDAGSDSGLGSDSGLRTRLTPLALWALAPFLLTAATACWLHLFLDRYLLFTVPAWILLAVIGIHRLTARPQVVGRLAAVLVAVIAVFAPLDRGTVTRNTPNEPDYHSVALKVVADQRPGDGIAYTHRLKARRALDFELREGPRPRDVLLHDTPRQRADYEAGECPDPRRCAAGYERIWLVAAGRSKDPFSGMEQHKSRLLREEFRTVRTAEFANVRLLLLERGP is encoded by the coding sequence TTGGTCTTCCTCTTACCCGCGTTCGCGACCCTGCTCAGCTGTCTGTGGGGGATCGGCCGGCGGAGCGCCTGGCGGGACGAACACGCCACCTGGTGGGCTGCATCGCTGTCGTTCGGGGACCTGTACGAGCTCACCCGGAACGTCGACCTGGCCATCGCGCCGTACTACGTGTTCATGCATCTGTGGGTCTCGCTGTTCGGCGATTCCCTCACCGTCCTGCGACTGCCCTCCGTCCTCGCCATGGCCGTGGCCGGCGGGCTGGTGGGCCTCCTCGGCCGTCGAGCGGTCGGCAGTACGCGGGGCGGGATCGCCGCGGGTCTGCTCTTCGCGCTCGTCCCGACCGTGGCACGGCACGGACAGGAGGCACGGCCGTACGCCTTCGCCATGCTGGCGGCCGTGTTGGGCTTCCTCGCACTGCTGCGCGCGCTGGAACGTCCGGTGCCGCTTCGGTGGGTGTTGTACGCCCTCACCGTCCCGCTCATGGGCTGGTCGCACCTGGTGGCCCTCACCGTGCTCGTCGCCCACCTCGCCGCGGTGCTGGACGCTCGACGCCGGAGTGGCCGGCCCGTCCTGGGCGCGTGGCTGATCGCGGTGGGCGCAGGGCTGGCGCCGGTCGTGCCGTTGGTCGTCCTCGCCCGCACCCAGGCTCAGCAGATCGCCTGGAACACGCCGGCCTGGAACGACATCGCCGCCATGCCCTACATGCTCTTCCGGTCCCCGGTGGCCACCGCCGTCGTGCTCGGCGGTGCGGGTGTGGTGCTGGTCGCGGAGTCTCGCCGGAGGCGGGGCAACGGACCTGATCCCGGCCTCGGCTCCGGCTCCGATACCGTCTCCGGTTCCGGCCCCGGCCCCGGCCCCGATACCGTCTCCGGTTCCGGCCCCGGCCCCGATGCCGGCTCTGATTCCGGCCTCGGCTCCGATTCCGGCCTGCGAACCCGTCTCACGCCGCTCGCGTTATGGGCCCTGGCGCCGTTCCTGCTCACGGCGGCAACGGCCTGCTGGCTGCATCTGTTCCTCGACCGCTATCTGCTGTTCACCGTCCCGGCCTGGATCCTGCTTGCGGTCATCGGCATCCACCGGCTCACCGCCCGGCCCCAAGTGGTCGGACGCCTCGCCGCCGTGCTCGTCGCCGTCATCGCCGTGTTCGCCCCGCTCGACCGCGGCACAGTCACGCGCAACACCCCCAACGAGCCGGACTACCACTCCGTCGCCCTCAAGGTTGTCGCCGACCAGCGCCCGGGCGACGGCATCGCGTACACACACCGCCTCAAGGCGCGCCGTGCCCTGGACTTCGAACTGCGCGAAGGCCCCAGGCCCCGGGACGTCCTCCTGCACGACACCCCGCGGCAGCGCGCAGACTACGAAGCCGGAGAGTGCCCCGACCCCCGCCGTTGCGCCGCCGGATACGAGCGGATCTGGCTCGTCGCCGCCGGTCGTAGCAAGGACCCTTTCTCCGGCATGGAGCAGCACAAGTCGCGATTGCTGCGGGAGGAGTTCCGAACCGTACGTACCGCGGAGTTCGCGAATGTGCGACTGCTGCTGCTGGAGCGCGGCCCATGA
- a CDS encoding class I SAM-dependent methyltransferase: MTEAAERFDPVVREMMQANRANWDARTPVHLASRFYGVDEQPDPFRWFAPFEWEDLGQLAGREVAHLQCHLGTETLAFARRGARTVGLDISGASVAAARDLAAKADCAVDYVRANVYDAVDALGPRRFDVVYTGKGALCYLPDLDRWAEVIARLLKPGGRLYLVEFHPLLNALGPKPAPDEGPDLLLRHDYLQGRGAIRGDSTHTYTDGPAVDGATESFEWRHGLDEVINALAGAGLRIVRLRESEELPWPRFPQMIPTPSGWWRLPESAPRIPLLYGLLASL; encoded by the coding sequence ATGACTGAGGCTGCCGAGCGGTTCGATCCCGTTGTCCGGGAGATGATGCAGGCCAACCGGGCGAACTGGGACGCGCGGACTCCCGTACACCTGGCCAGCCGTTTCTACGGCGTCGACGAGCAACCCGATCCGTTCCGCTGGTTCGCTCCCTTCGAGTGGGAGGACCTCGGGCAGTTGGCGGGGCGGGAGGTCGCGCATCTGCAGTGCCATCTGGGCACGGAGACCCTCGCGTTCGCGAGGCGTGGTGCGCGCACGGTCGGACTCGACATCTCCGGGGCGTCGGTGGCGGCGGCCCGGGACCTCGCGGCCAAGGCGGACTGCGCCGTCGACTACGTCCGCGCCAATGTGTACGACGCCGTGGACGCGCTCGGCCCACGACGTTTCGACGTGGTCTACACCGGCAAGGGGGCGCTGTGCTACCTGCCGGACCTGGACCGCTGGGCGGAGGTGATCGCCCGTCTCCTCAAGCCGGGTGGACGGCTGTACCTCGTCGAGTTCCACCCCCTGCTCAACGCACTGGGCCCCAAACCCGCTCCCGACGAGGGCCCGGACCTTCTTCTGCGCCACGACTATCTCCAGGGGCGCGGCGCCATCCGCGGCGACTCCACCCATACGTACACCGACGGCCCGGCCGTCGACGGCGCGACGGAGAGTTTCGAGTGGCGGCACGGCCTGGACGAGGTGATCAACGCACTGGCCGGGGCCGGCCTGCGCATCGTCCGGCTCCGCGAGAGCGAGGAACTTCCCTGGCCCCGCTTCCCGCAGATGATCCCCACCCCGTCCGGCTGGTGGCGCCTGCCTGAAAGCGCGCCCCGCATCCCACTCCTGTACGGGCTGCTCGCCTCCCTCTGA
- a CDS encoding response regulator transcription factor produces MRVLVAEDHRVLARTIATGLRRQAMAVDLAVSGDEAERMCLLTEYDVLVLDRDLPVMTGDEVCRRLRELTDPPRILMLTAAGEITDKVYGLTTLGADDYLAKPFDFAELVARIRTLGRRVPKSPPAALRHEGITLDRARHEVSVEGRPLELTPKEFAVLRLLMEAQGVAVPHDELVRTLWDENLDPRTSVVRAVVSRLRRKLGDPGLITADKGQGYRLCD; encoded by the coding sequence ATGAGAGTTCTGGTAGCCGAGGACCACCGTGTTCTCGCCCGTACGATCGCCACGGGTCTGCGTCGGCAGGCGATGGCCGTCGATCTCGCCGTCTCCGGTGACGAGGCCGAGCGGATGTGCCTGCTCACCGAGTACGACGTGCTGGTCCTCGATCGCGACCTACCGGTCATGACGGGCGACGAGGTGTGCCGACGGCTGCGCGAACTCACCGACCCGCCACGGATCCTGATGCTCACAGCGGCCGGCGAGATCACGGACAAGGTGTACGGGCTCACGACGCTCGGCGCGGACGACTATCTGGCCAAGCCCTTCGACTTCGCCGAGCTGGTCGCCCGGATCCGGACCCTCGGGCGCCGAGTGCCCAAGTCGCCACCGGCCGCTCTGCGGCACGAGGGCATCACCCTGGACCGGGCCCGGCACGAGGTGTCCGTGGAGGGACGGCCACTGGAACTGACACCCAAGGAGTTCGCGGTCCTGCGACTGCTGATGGAGGCTCAGGGGGTGGCAGTGCCGCACGACGAACTCGTACGCACCCTCTGGGACGAGAACCTCGACCCGCGCACCAGCGTGGTACGGGCCGTCGTGAGCCGACTGCGCCGCAAACTGGGCGACCCCGGTCTCATCACCGCCGACAAGGGCCAGGGATACCGGCTGTGCGACTGA